In Balneola sp., the sequence TAATTCACTTTTAGGACGACCCGTTCGTTTTGCTGCTTGATTCAGCAATGATTCTAAATCTTTGTCAATACGAATTGATAATGTTGTATCCATAAGAATAAAATATTGTTTGTGTTACAATGTAATACAACTTTAACGAGAGAACAACTGAATTATTAAGAAAGGGCTATAACGACCCAGCGTTTAAACGGCGCGGGGATTATGATTTAATTGAAGTAGCGAAATTAATTCCTGGCAATCAAGTTTCCATCGCACCCCGTCCGCGTTCGATTTAAAACGCTTTGTTATACCCACGGTTTTAGGTTCGAGATTCCCAGTACCCTGGCTTTCGCCTTAAATTCATGACGGCAAATATGGTAATAAGCTCATCTTCCACAGAGTAGATGATTCCATACGGAAAGCGTGAAACTAAAAATCTTCGTTCTGTTTTAGTGATTTTAGTTCCGGATGAAGGTTGTTGTTCAATGACATCTAAAACTTTTTCGACTTCATCAATAAAATCATCCCCAAGGCCAACAACTTGTTCCTCGTAGTATTCCGAAGTTTCAAAGAATTCTTTTCTGGCTTCTGAATGAAATTTAATAGTCACTTTTGAAGACGTTTTCTCGCTTCTTTTAAAACTTCAGTAGCTGAGTGAAGAGAGGCGTCTCCTGATTTAAGCGATTCCTTTCTCTTTTGAACTTCATCAATCCAAGCCTGTTCTATTTCAGGATCAATTTTACCATGAATACTTTGTAATAA encodes:
- a CDS encoding addiction module antitoxin RelB, which encodes MITDFKEIQNSALNLDRKNKARLADKLLQSIHGKIDPEIEQAWIDEVQKRKESLKSGDASLHSATEVLKEARKRLQK
- a CDS encoding plasmid stabilization protein yields the protein MTIKFHSEARKEFFETSEYYEEQVVGLGDDFIDEVEKVLDVIEQQPSSGTKITKTERRFLVSRFPYGIIYSVEDELITIFAVMNLRRKPGYWESRT